One window of the Runella slithyformis DSM 19594 genome contains the following:
- a CDS encoding alpha/beta fold hydrolase, translating into MKYRKALIVAGSLYVLAAVASSCFTGRMTAKEMNNYFAKSPYQPSRHYYQALGRQLHYVAVGDSLRQPVLFVHGSPGSWDNFKSFLKDTFLLAHFHLMSVDRPGFGESQEEGAETELQHQAEALRPILKRQRQPVILVGHSYGGPVIVEAAIRFPQYVKALVIVAGAVDPDLEPSGWYRYPLKYTPLRWAIPPFFRSSNDELLPLKNELKKMAPYWAKVRCPVVVVQGGKDVLVSPDNVTYIKRKLPHVKVTTIRKENMNHFVPWSDPELIIEGIKRGME; encoded by the coding sequence ATGAAATACCGAAAAGCCCTTATAGTAGCAGGTTCTTTGTATGTGCTGGCAGCGGTAGCATCTTCCTGCTTTACCGGTCGGATGACCGCCAAGGAGATGAACAACTATTTTGCTAAAAGTCCTTATCAGCCTTCCCGTCATTATTATCAGGCATTGGGGCGGCAATTACATTACGTAGCGGTTGGCGATTCATTGCGGCAGCCTGTATTATTTGTTCATGGTTCACCGGGTTCATGGGATAATTTCAAATCTTTTCTGAAAGATACCTTTTTACTGGCTCATTTCCATTTGATGTCGGTAGATAGGCCCGGTTTTGGAGAGTCGCAGGAAGAAGGAGCCGAAACGGAGCTTCAGCATCAGGCAGAAGCATTGCGCCCGATTTTAAAACGTCAGCGTCAGCCTGTTATTTTAGTAGGGCATTCGTACGGCGGCCCGGTCATTGTAGAAGCCGCCATTCGGTTTCCGCAGTATGTCAAGGCCCTCGTCATTGTGGCAGGGGCGGTAGATCCTGACCTTGAACCTTCCGGGTGGTACCGTTATCCGTTGAAATATACTCCCTTGCGGTGGGCGATTCCTCCTTTTTTCAGAAGCAGCAACGACGAACTGCTGCCGTTGAAAAATGAACTGAAAAAAATGGCCCCTTACTGGGCAAAAGTCCGTTGTCCGGTGGTAGTGGTACAGGGCGGAAAGGATGTCTTGGTATCCCCTGATAATGTCACTTATATCAAACGAAAACTTCCTCACGTAAAAGTGACGACAATCCGCAAAGAAAACATGAATCATTTTGTGCCATGGAGCGACCCTGAGTTGATCATAGAAGGAATCAAAAGAGGTATGGAATAA
- a CDS encoding MarR family transcriptional regulator — protein sequence MSIETDIKQSKFRNAYHKMALNLIYTTSWLANSQACLLKPYDLTTQQYNVLRILRGQHPNPVRVNDIIERMMDKMSNASRLVDKLLVKGLVRRTECPHDRRAVDVIITTEGLKILAELDEMQGEWEQKLQNVTEEEASLLSDLLDKLRGSV from the coding sequence ATGTCTATCGAAACCGACATTAAACAAAGTAAGTTCAGAAACGCTTATCACAAAATGGCACTCAACTTGATTTATACCACAAGCTGGTTAGCCAACAGCCAAGCCTGTCTTCTGAAGCCGTATGACTTAACAACGCAGCAATACAATGTATTGCGAATTTTAAGAGGGCAGCATCCAAATCCGGTCAGAGTCAATGACATCATTGAACGCATGATGGACAAAATGTCAAACGCCTCTCGTTTGGTCGACAAGCTGTTGGTGAAGGGATTGGTCAGGCGTACCGAATGCCCTCATGATCGTCGTGCCGTTGATGTCATCATTACGACCGAAGGGCTGAAAATTCTGGCCGAACTGGATGAAATGCAGGGCGAGTGGGAACAAAAGCTTCAAAACGTAACGGAAGAGGAAGCAAGTCTTCTCAGCGACCTTCTGGATAAATTAAGAGGGTCTGTGTAG
- a CDS encoding YceI family protein, whose product MKTIKMIAGVLAAGMMMISTAEATEKTTSKNAKAVTFKVDASKSVVKWNAKKVTGEHTGTVNLSNGALIVDGTKITGGSFEIDMTSIKCEDLTDAGYNAKLVGHLKSDDFFSVEKHPKASFKITKAEGSGANYTLTGDMTIKGITKSISFPATVKADAKGVTATSKITLDRTKWDIRYGSKSFIPNIGDKAIYDDFTIDLTLAAVK is encoded by the coding sequence ATGAAAACAATTAAAATGATTGCCGGCGTATTGGCAGCAGGAATGATGATGATCAGCACTGCCGAAGCAACCGAAAAAACAACCTCAAAAAATGCAAAGGCAGTTACGTTCAAAGTAGATGCTTCTAAAAGCGTGGTAAAATGGAATGCTAAAAAAGTGACCGGCGAACATACCGGAACCGTTAATCTGTCCAACGGTGCCTTGATCGTTGACGGCACGAAAATCACCGGAGGGTCATTCGAGATTGATATGACCAGCATCAAATGTGAAGACCTTACAGATGCCGGATACAATGCAAAATTAGTTGGTCACCTCAAATCTGACGATTTCTTCTCGGTTGAGAAACATCCGAAGGCATCTTTCAAGATTACAAAAGCGGAGGGCTCAGGTGCCAACTACACTTTGACCGGTGATATGACCATCAAGGGAATCACAAAAAGCATTTCTTTCCCTGCAACGGTAAAAGCAGATGCCAAAGGAGTAACGGCAACGTCAAAGATCACCCTTGACCGCACCAAGTGGGACATCCGTTATGGCTCAAAATCGTTTATTCCCAACATCGGCGACAAAGCGATTTATGACGATTTCACCATTGATCTGACCTTGGCTGCGGTGAAATAA
- a CDS encoding DUF72 domain-containing protein encodes MDFGKSEDISNIDFNLPPDHPFTGQVLPTFSSDPSQPPQCFIGPPIWANKEWVGKIYPTTAKDKDFLYYYTRQFNSIELNVTHYQIPGETTIQRWKEAAAPGFRFCPKWPQTISHEYQLKGCEHLSREFTTAVLGLGEHLGTTFLQLGPSFDTYQFRTLSLFLKQLPPHFPIAVEFRHPDWFSDKVLWQKTIEMLQEAGVGTVMSDVAGRRDVLHMSLTSPIFALRFVGHELHPTDFTRVDAWVQRLKAWFDRGLRTAFIFVHCGENTNAPELTAYWIKQLNLHCGLSLQLPRIQPKVIQGSLF; translated from the coding sequence ATGGATTTCGGAAAATCAGAAGATATTTCAAACATTGATTTCAACCTGCCGCCTGACCATCCTTTTACCGGTCAGGTACTGCCTACGTTCAGTTCCGATCCTTCTCAACCACCGCAGTGCTTTATTGGACCTCCCATCTGGGCCAACAAAGAGTGGGTAGGTAAAATATACCCTACAACCGCTAAAGACAAAGACTTCCTGTATTATTATACGCGTCAGTTCAATTCCATTGAACTCAATGTAACCCATTATCAAATTCCGGGCGAAACAACCATTCAACGCTGGAAAGAAGCAGCCGCTCCGGGGTTTCGTTTTTGCCCAAAATGGCCGCAAACCATCAGTCATGAATATCAATTGAAAGGGTGTGAGCACCTGAGCCGGGAATTTACGACGGCTGTTTTGGGCTTAGGAGAGCATCTGGGGACTACTTTTTTACAATTAGGGCCCTCATTTGACACCTATCAGTTTCGCACTTTATCGCTTTTTCTAAAACAGCTTCCTCCCCATTTCCCTATTGCCGTTGAATTCCGCCATCCGGATTGGTTTTCGGACAAAGTTCTTTGGCAAAAAACCATTGAAATGCTCCAAGAGGCAGGAGTAGGCACCGTTATGTCGGATGTAGCCGGCCGACGCGACGTCCTGCACATGAGCCTTACCTCTCCCATTTTCGCCCTGCGGTTTGTAGGGCACGAACTGCATCCAACCGATTTTACCCGAGTGGATGCCTGGGTGCAGCGGCTCAAGGCCTGGTTTGACCGGGGGCTCCGGACAGCCTTCATTTTTGTTCACTGCGGCGAAAATACCAACGCGCCTGAACTTACCGCTTATTGGATCAAACAGCTCAATCTGCACTGCGGACTTTCTCTCCAACTGCCCCGAATTCAACCCAAAGTGATACAGGGATCACTGTTTTAG
- a CDS encoding QcrA and Rieske domain-containing protein, whose amino-acid sequence MKQTTIKRGQFLRELGLSSGALMAFYCLGTTMTACSSGSEDPTPVTPGTGTGTAGLTGNADTAKGAINFTLDLTNSTYLSLKTAGSFVTVGSVIVANAKGTMVALSKACTHQGTTVTYRSAQNDFFCSNHGSEFSTTGAVEVGPATKALTLYTAKLSADGNSLTVSA is encoded by the coding sequence ATGAAACAGACAACGATTAAAAGAGGACAATTTTTGAGGGAGTTAGGACTTAGCAGCGGAGCTTTAATGGCTTTTTATTGCCTTGGAACAACCATGACCGCGTGCTCATCCGGCAGTGAAGACCCCACTCCTGTTACTCCCGGAACAGGCACCGGTACTGCCGGCCTGACCGGAAATGCCGATACCGCCAAAGGAGCAATAAATTTCACGTTAGATTTGACCAACAGCACGTATTTATCGCTCAAAACAGCAGGCAGTTTTGTGACGGTGGGAAGTGTAATCGTTGCCAACGCCAAAGGGACTATGGTTGCACTGTCAAAAGCATGTACTCACCAGGGAACAACCGTAACCTATCGCTCGGCGCAAAATGATTTTTTTTGCAGCAATCACGGCTCAGAATTCAGCACCACGGGCGCGGTGGAGGTCGGCCCCGCCACTAAAGCGCTAACGCTCTACACGGCCAAATTAAGTGCTGACGGAAATTCATTAACCGTAAGTGCCTAA
- a CDS encoding DUF5777 family beta-barrel protein yields MKALAPVVITLLLTGTINLKAQEDLTKMLEETETQTTDFTTATFKGTRIINGHSVETVKKNHLDFIIHHRFDPINLGVHDLFGLDYSRVRLGFEYGLTDNIMIGIGRSSVQKTFDFLAKAKLLRQSAGARVMPFSVTAFASTIIETQDKALSTTDKTSYCTQLLIARKFSDKLSLQLNPTFLYRNRVTTAAQERALFAMGFGGRMKLNKRLSLNAEYYWAFREKDLENPLGGTYGNSLALGVDIETGGHVFQLHFTNSSGMVEKQFIGDTSGSWSKGDIRWGFNVSRTFSFDKRAKGMMK; encoded by the coding sequence ATGAAAGCACTTGCTCCGGTAGTCATCACGTTGTTGCTGACGGGTACAATAAACCTGAAAGCCCAGGAAGATCTAACCAAAATGCTCGAAGAAACCGAGACCCAAACAACGGATTTTACAACGGCTACTTTTAAGGGGACACGCATCATCAACGGGCATTCGGTGGAAACTGTCAAGAAAAACCACCTTGACTTCATCATTCATCACCGCTTTGACCCTATTAATTTAGGTGTTCACGACCTTTTTGGACTTGACTATTCAAGAGTACGATTAGGTTTTGAATATGGATTAACGGACAATATCATGATTGGCATCGGTCGGAGCAGCGTTCAGAAAACCTTTGATTTTTTGGCAAAAGCTAAACTTCTCCGCCAGTCTGCCGGCGCTCGGGTGATGCCGTTCAGCGTCACAGCCTTTGCGAGTACCATCATCGAAACGCAGGATAAGGCTCTTTCTACCACCGACAAAACTTCTTACTGCACTCAACTGCTGATAGCCCGTAAATTCAGCGATAAATTGTCACTGCAACTTAATCCGACGTTTTTGTACCGTAATCGGGTCACGACCGCCGCGCAGGAAAGAGCTCTTTTTGCCATGGGCTTTGGCGGCCGAATGAAACTCAACAAACGGCTCTCCTTAAATGCCGAATATTATTGGGCCTTTCGTGAAAAGGATTTGGAAAATCCCCTTGGCGGCACCTACGGAAATTCCCTCGCCCTTGGCGTGGATATTGAAACAGGCGGCCACGTTTTCCAACTCCATTTCACCAATTCTTCCGGCATGGTTGAAAAACAATTCATAGGAGATACCTCGGGCAGTTGGAGCAAAGGAGACATTCGCTGGGGCTTCAACGTTTCCAGAACCTTCAGTTTTGATAAACGTGCCAAAGGAATGATGAAATAG
- a CDS encoding YceI family protein: MKTFLFILAISAASLIQLKAQNLFSTSNGETSFFSETPVENITAVNKFGQAILNTSNNEIVVQLTMKQFDFPNKLMQEHFNENYIESDKYPKALFKGKINESIDFTKNGAYDISATGDFTLHGVTKPRTLKGKVTVAQGAVSIASEFDVALADHNIEVPKIVFMKIAQTIKVKSKYNLAPYVGKK, encoded by the coding sequence ATGAAAACATTCTTATTCATTTTAGCCATTTCGGCCGCATCGTTGATTCAACTGAAGGCGCAGAACCTTTTTTCGACGAGCAATGGGGAAACGAGTTTTTTCTCCGAAACTCCCGTTGAAAACATTACAGCCGTCAATAAATTCGGACAGGCGATTTTGAACACGTCCAACAACGAAATCGTAGTGCAACTAACCATGAAGCAGTTCGACTTTCCCAATAAACTCATGCAGGAGCACTTCAATGAAAATTACATTGAGTCGGATAAATACCCCAAAGCCCTCTTTAAAGGAAAGATCAACGAATCAATTGATTTTACCAAAAACGGAGCCTATGACATCAGCGCTACGGGGGATTTTACGCTGCATGGAGTCACCAAACCACGCACCCTGAAAGGCAAAGTCACTGTTGCTCAGGGCGCTGTCAGTATCGCTTCGGAGTTTGACGTAGCCCTGGCTGATCACAACATCGAAGTTCCTAAAATAGTATTTATGAAAATCGCTCAAACGATAAAAGTGAAAAGCAAGTACAATCTGGCCCCGTATGTAGGTAAAAAATAG
- a CDS encoding 3-keto-disaccharide hydrolase — MQKIKFSLVLAAVTLILTCGFVQKKGKWQALFNGKDFSGWHAFNKQGQPISDKWQVEDGAMVLMGKGGGDLVTDAEYENFELEMEWKISEKGNSGVMWGVVEDKKYCCPYSTGPEMQVLDDAKHPDAFAGKNGNHKAGSLYDMIPPADFNAVKPAGEWNKAKMKIENGKGSFWLNGKQTVTFATKGPEWDALVANSKFKTWDGFGKFAKGKIALQDHGDKVWFRNIRIREL; from the coding sequence ATGCAAAAAATTAAGTTTTCACTCGTTTTGGCAGCTGTAACGCTGATTTTGACGTGTGGCTTCGTACAGAAAAAGGGCAAATGGCAGGCCCTTTTCAATGGTAAGGATTTCAGCGGTTGGCACGCTTTCAACAAGCAGGGACAACCTATCTCCGACAAATGGCAGGTTGAAGACGGCGCCATGGTATTAATGGGCAAAGGCGGCGGTGACCTGGTAACCGATGCCGAATACGAAAATTTTGAATTGGAAATGGAGTGGAAAATCTCCGAAAAAGGAAATAGCGGAGTAATGTGGGGGGTAGTAGAAGATAAAAAATACTGCTGTCCTTACAGCACCGGCCCCGAAATGCAGGTGTTGGACGATGCCAAACACCCGGACGCTTTTGCCGGAAAGAACGGCAACCACAAAGCCGGCTCACTCTATGATATGATTCCTCCGGCTGATTTTAACGCCGTAAAACCTGCGGGCGAATGGAATAAGGCCAAGATGAAAATCGAAAATGGTAAAGGTTCTTTCTGGCTGAATGGCAAACAAACCGTTACATTCGCCACTAAAGGCCCTGAGTGGGACGCACTCGTGGCCAACAGCAAATTCAAAACATGGGACGGGTTCGGTAAATTTGCCAAAGGCAAAATAGCCCTTCAGGACCACGGAGACAAAGTGTGGTTTCGCAATATTCGTATTCGCGAATTGTAG
- a CDS encoding enoyl-ACP reductase FabI translates to MANGILQGKRGIISGALDENSIAWKVAMKAKAEGATFTLTNAPIAMRMGEIKKLADACEAEIIPADATSIEEIENLYTKSLDVLGGKVDFVLHSIGMSPNIRKGRSYGDLNYEWFLKSVDVSALSFHKFLQVAEKMDAINEWGSVVALSYMAAQRTFPFYTDMAEAKSMLESIARSYGYRYGKLKNVRVNTVSQSPTKTTAGSGIGGFDKFYDFADKMAPLGNASADDCANYVVMMFSDYTRMVTMQNLFHDGGYSMMGVSESLLQGE, encoded by the coding sequence ATGGCAAACGGAATTTTACAAGGGAAACGCGGCATCATTTCGGGTGCGCTCGATGAAAACTCAATCGCGTGGAAAGTAGCAATGAAAGCGAAAGCGGAAGGAGCTACATTTACGCTAACCAACGCCCCAATTGCGATGCGAATGGGCGAAATCAAAAAATTAGCGGATGCCTGCGAGGCAGAAATTATCCCCGCAGATGCTACTTCCATTGAAGAAATAGAAAATCTGTACACTAAATCATTGGACGTATTGGGTGGCAAAGTAGACTTTGTACTTCACTCTATCGGTATGTCGCCCAACATTCGTAAGGGTCGCTCTTACGGAGATTTAAATTACGAATGGTTTTTGAAAAGCGTAGACGTATCGGCGTTGTCGTTTCATAAATTTTTGCAGGTAGCCGAAAAAATGGATGCCATCAATGAATGGGGGAGCGTGGTAGCGCTGTCGTACATGGCGGCTCAACGTACGTTTCCATTTTACACTGATATGGCTGAGGCCAAGTCGATGCTTGAATCGATCGCCCGCAGCTATGGATATCGTTACGGAAAACTGAAAAATGTACGGGTCAACACCGTGTCGCAGTCTCCGACCAAAACCACGGCCGGTTCGGGCATTGGCGGATTTGATAAATTTTATGACTTTGCCGATAAAATGGCACCGCTTGGCAATGCTTCAGCGGATGATTGCGCCAATTATGTGGTCATGATGTTTTCTGACTATACCCGTATGGTCACTATGCAGAATCTTTTCCACGATGGAGGTTATTCCATGATGGGCGTTTCAGAAAGCCTTCTTCAGGGGGAATAA
- a CDS encoding ATP-binding cassette domain-containing protein: MIVSRCLEADSIELSYGERKILQSIYLKIPFGEVTAILGRNGCGKSSLLQIIFGTLTPAFKSVRWDKIYIECPYREQSLVRYLPQHPLTSSSMRVHNVFDWYGSSVGDTMKEKWQGVKNKRFGELSGGERRFWETLLILFSPVQYILLDEPFSHLSPVYVEQLKDLIIAQKSQKGILITDHLYRDVLDIADHTYFLQNGTTYLLADPVQELTDRGYIPE; the protein is encoded by the coding sequence ATGATCGTCTCCCGATGCTTAGAAGCCGACAGTATTGAGCTTTCGTATGGTGAACGAAAAATCCTGCAAAGTATCTACCTGAAAATTCCTTTTGGGGAGGTAACGGCTATTTTGGGTCGAAACGGTTGTGGAAAATCAAGCCTGCTGCAAATCATCTTTGGGACCCTAACCCCTGCCTTTAAGTCCGTTCGCTGGGATAAAATCTATATTGAATGTCCTTATCGGGAGCAGTCACTTGTGCGGTATTTGCCGCAGCATCCACTTACGTCTTCTTCCATGCGGGTGCATAACGTATTTGATTGGTATGGATCTTCCGTCGGAGATACAATGAAAGAGAAGTGGCAAGGTGTTAAAAATAAGCGCTTCGGTGAACTGTCGGGTGGGGAAAGGCGGTTTTGGGAGACCCTGCTCATTCTGTTTTCTCCGGTTCAATACATTTTATTGGATGAACCTTTTTCGCATCTTTCTCCGGTGTATGTGGAGCAATTGAAAGACCTGATCATCGCTCAGAAATCACAAAAAGGAATTCTTATTACGGATCATCTCTACCGAGACGTTTTGGACATTGCCGATCACACGTATTTCCTGCAAAACGGTACCACGTATCTGTTGGCCGATCCGGTTCAGGAATTAACCGACAGAGGTTACATCCCTGAATGA
- the sppA gene encoding signal peptide peptidase SppA translates to MWQFIKYVFATIVGLFLFSLLGFFLFIGLAAALGSSEEKTTVEKNSVLKLNLNSSIQEVSVENPFAEFTGGQGEVIGLLDIKSALANAKLDPNIAGVYLDVQYPMVGWASAEEIRDAIIDFKKSKKFVYAYGEVMTEKAYYLASVADKIYLNPAGGMEWNGLSAEYDFYKGTLDKLEVKPLVFRVGEYKSAVEPFFRENMSDASKLQNQVLINTIFGHAVENIAKSRNIPAAQLKNLADSLSIDSPQDALKHKFITHIGYYDEVETSLKNELKLKEDDKIKFVTLGKYTKADKLVKEGPSDRRIAVIVGEGAIMSGKSNDGNIGSETIMEELRKARKDKKVKAVVLRINSPGGSALASDVMWREVQLTRKEKPVIASMSDVAASGGYYMAMGCDKIVAQPNTITGSIGVFSVLFNFEDTFRNKLGITFDRVNTNAHSDWPSVTRDMTPFENNRLQKSTENIYAIFTRKAAEGRKMPLAKLQALASGRVWSGKEAKANGLIDEFGGLDKAIQVAAQAAKLKEGDYRIKYPAEKNMFEQFINKLSGNAEEQLMQQKLGDFAPYLKVVKKLQQMQGTQARLPYDIVIK, encoded by the coding sequence ATGTGGCAGTTCATTAAATACGTCTTTGCAACCATCGTAGGTTTGTTCCTTTTTTCATTACTGGGATTCTTTTTATTCATCGGGTTGGCGGCGGCACTCGGCTCCTCAGAAGAAAAAACCACCGTAGAAAAAAATTCAGTTCTCAAGCTGAATCTCAACAGTTCTATTCAGGAGGTTTCCGTCGAGAATCCATTTGCTGAATTTACGGGCGGCCAAGGCGAAGTGATCGGCCTGCTTGATATTAAATCGGCCCTTGCCAATGCAAAACTGGATCCCAACATTGCGGGAGTCTATTTGGATGTTCAATATCCCATGGTAGGCTGGGCATCGGCAGAAGAGATTCGGGATGCGATCATTGACTTCAAAAAATCCAAAAAGTTTGTGTACGCCTATGGCGAAGTCATGACCGAAAAAGCATACTATCTGGCCTCGGTAGCGGACAAAATATACCTCAACCCCGCCGGAGGGATGGAATGGAACGGACTCAGTGCCGAATATGATTTTTACAAAGGAACCCTCGACAAACTCGAAGTAAAACCGCTGGTTTTCCGCGTAGGAGAGTACAAAAGTGCGGTTGAGCCGTTCTTCCGCGAAAATATGAGTGACGCCAGCAAGCTGCAGAATCAGGTTCTGATCAATACTATTTTTGGTCATGCCGTTGAAAACATTGCCAAATCACGCAATATTCCGGCCGCTCAACTCAAAAATCTGGCCGATTCACTGTCCATTGATTCGCCTCAGGATGCCCTTAAACACAAGTTCATCACCCATATCGGCTATTACGACGAAGTGGAAACTTCCCTGAAGAATGAACTCAAATTAAAAGAAGACGATAAAATCAAATTTGTGACGCTTGGTAAATACACTAAGGCCGATAAGCTCGTTAAAGAAGGTCCTTCTGACCGTCGTATCGCCGTGATCGTAGGGGAAGGTGCCATCATGTCGGGCAAAAGCAATGATGGAAATATCGGCTCTGAAACCATCATGGAAGAGCTTCGCAAGGCCCGCAAAGATAAGAAAGTGAAAGCGGTTGTTCTCCGCATTAATTCTCCGGGCGGCAGTGCCTTGGCATCAGATGTGATGTGGCGCGAAGTGCAACTGACCCGCAAAGAAAAACCTGTCATTGCGTCCATGTCTGACGTAGCAGCTTCCGGCGGTTATTACATGGCGATGGGTTGTGATAAAATCGTGGCTCAGCCCAATACCATTACGGGTTCCATCGGTGTATTCAGCGTTTTGTTTAACTTCGAAGATACCTTCCGCAACAAGTTGGGCATCACCTTCGACCGGGTCAATACCAACGCTCACTCGGATTGGCCCTCCGTGACGCGCGACATGACTCCTTTTGAGAACAATCGTCTGCAAAAAAGCACCGAGAATATTTACGCCATATTTACCCGCAAAGCGGCCGAAGGGCGTAAAATGCCGCTGGCTAAGCTTCAGGCATTGGCTTCGGGCCGTGTATGGTCGGGGAAAGAAGCCAAAGCTAACGGGTTGATCGATGAATTCGGTGGATTGGACAAAGCCATTCAGGTAGCAGCCCAAGCCGCAAAATTGAAAGAAGGCGACTACCGCATAAAATATCCTGCCGAGAAAAATATGTTTGAGCAGTTTATCAATAAATTATCCGGCAATGCAGAGGAGCAGTTAATGCAACAAAAACTGGGCGATTTTGCGCCTTATCTCAAAGTCGTGAAGAAATTGCAGCAAATGCAGGGCACGCAAGCGCGTTTGCCGTACGACATTGTAATCAAATAA
- a CDS encoding transposase, which translates to MFRTILQNKDKNASKSRASDFILERGHRYLHPLQLRLDALIDTRLVSTFYDLFMAILVFRHNRMGLLLSELGGYICGLSHAPAGTKRISNLLRCKKWSSTLIDDFFFERSRERIKSLQSNGQRPLLLWDESKIEKSESWFLEGLCSVESSKGKRLTKIRKGFYKPPTQRICVPGFHWTATLLSALGQTPSVCQMSWWTSRGKYQEVGTNIIFRMLKKLHKTIGSSVLHVLDRGYANAWTIEWMNEFKQDFLVRWKKTHLLCHSEKGTKQTHLLARSFKAVGRKMLRDNQRKISKYVTIAYTQVTHGDFKDKPLWLIIVRDKKSLQPPMYLLTSIAITNTRLAWEMCHSYMHRWNIEQTFRCSKAELGMESPRLWFWENRLKLLAIVALVYDFLLMLLRNWSHWIPLFLRHWCHRTGNRYRNASIPIYRLRLAISHVLYTACCACQTSG; encoded by the coding sequence ATGTTCAGAACAATACTGCAAAACAAGGATAAAAACGCTTCAAAGTCAAGAGCTTCAGACTTCATTTTAGAACGGGGGCATCGGTATCTTCACCCACTTCAACTTCGCTTAGATGCCCTGATTGATACTCGTTTGGTGAGTACATTCTATGACTTATTTATGGCGATATTGGTGTTTCGTCACAACAGGATGGGGCTGTTATTGAGCGAGTTAGGCGGGTATATTTGTGGATTATCGCACGCCCCGGCGGGTACGAAGCGTATCAGCAATTTACTTCGATGTAAAAAATGGTCTTCCACATTGATTGATGACTTTTTCTTTGAACGTAGCCGTGAGCGAATTAAGTCCTTACAATCCAATGGTCAACGTCCTTTACTGCTGTGGGATGAGAGTAAGATTGAAAAGAGTGAATCATGGTTTTTGGAAGGCTTATGCAGTGTGGAAAGCAGTAAAGGCAAAAGATTGACCAAAATAAGAAAAGGCTTTTATAAGCCACCTACTCAACGCATTTGTGTGCCCGGCTTTCATTGGACAGCTACCCTTTTGTCAGCTTTGGGACAAACTCCAAGTGTATGTCAGATGAGTTGGTGGACATCAAGGGGTAAATATCAGGAAGTAGGGACCAACATTATCTTTCGGATGCTCAAAAAGCTCCATAAAACCATTGGAAGCAGCGTTCTGCATGTGTTAGACCGAGGTTATGCCAATGCCTGGACGATTGAATGGATGAATGAGTTTAAACAGGACTTTTTAGTTCGTTGGAAGAAAACACATCTATTATGCCATTCTGAAAAAGGAACCAAACAGACTCATTTATTAGCTCGCTCTTTCAAAGCAGTGGGGCGTAAAATGCTTCGTGATAACCAACGCAAAATCAGTAAGTATGTCACTATCGCTTACACACAGGTCACTCATGGTGATTTTAAAGATAAACCTCTATGGCTCATTATTGTACGTGACAAAAAAAGTTTACAGCCCCCTATGTATCTGCTAACCTCCATTGCCATTACCAATACTCGATTGGCTTGGGAGATGTGTCATTCTTATATGCATCGCTGGAATATAGAGCAAACCTTTAGATGTAGTAAAGCCGAATTGGGTATGGAGTCACCCAGGCTTTGGTTCTGGGAAAATAGACTCAAATTACTTGCTATTGTAGCATTAGTCTATGATTTTCTGCTGATGTTATTGAGAAATTGGAGCCATTGGATTCCGCTTTTTCTCAGACATTGGTGCCATAGAACAGGAAATCGGTACCGAAACGCTTCGATACCGATTTACAGATTAAGACTCGCCATCTCCCACGTGCTTTACACTGCTTGTTGCGCTTGCCAAACTTCGGGATGA
- a CDS encoding ISAon1 family transposase N-terminal region protein: protein MTTINRQEGVFHIHLTEKNTDDRDSERKNLLSKGFFAPITVQDFPLRGQKVFLHIKRRRWLNTQTGKVVYRDWAEVSKGTRMTSEFANF from the coding sequence TTGACTACTATTAACCGCCAAGAGGGTGTCTTCCATATCCATCTTACAGAGAAAAATACAGACGATCGAGACTCTGAGCGGAAAAATTTGTTATCCAAAGGTTTTTTTGCGCCCATAACTGTCCAAGACTTTCCCCTGCGTGGGCAAAAGGTCTTTCTTCACATTAAGCGCCGCCGATGGCTCAATACCCAAACAGGTAAAGTAGTTTACAGAGACTGGGCAGAAGTAAGCAAAGGAACGCGAATGACAAGTGAATTCGCGAATTTTTAA